Sequence from the Lasioglossum baleicum chromosome 9, iyLasBale1, whole genome shotgun sequence genome:
TCAGAATTTTCAGTTTGTTTGTTGGACAGCTGGTTGAGCCTCCTGGCCACTGAaccttctctctctgtctcgctctCCCACCCCTTCGTTTTGTCCCCTCCTGCTCCCCACCGTTCCCCCACCCCCGCTATGTTACTCCTTTCTTCCCCTACCGCGGTCTCTGTTCCTCTTTGTCACAATGTAATATGGACTTTACCGTTTTAACGATTACATATTTCTGTTGGAGTTTTAGCATTGCACTCGTGTAAATGTTTACTTTACAACTCGCCGGTAGACCGATGTTGTTTACGCGAGATTATGACTCTTTGAGAGTAAACTTGTAGGCACAGGTACATCCGAATTCTACATTTGTTCGTATCgccgaatttttcgaaaaaaacaaTAGAAAACCTTTAGCGGAATTTATTAGGGCGCGCACTCTTGCGTACTTTAAGTAGTCgcttgtgtatgtatgtatgtatgtatgtatgtattgactttatagcatagACGAGTGTATTTGTCTCTTTGTTTTGAGTAAATATTTGGATAGTCGATAGCCAATGCTGGAACAATAAGTCCTTGAATTGTATTAAAGTGTTTATGGATATTTCAGGTGTATTTTTGTCATTCGAACATTTGACTTTTTTGACCAGTTGCGTTATTGTACTAGGTATTTCTTTTTATGCAAATCATGTAAGGCTGTTTCAACAACGGATGACCCTCAATCTATTTAAAGCAGTGTATACGGTATTGTTGTAGCAAGAGTTCTTCCAAGAAGGGTATTCCTTTGCGACAATATAATATAGTTGCGCTATTCGAGTtggttaaatatttataactggCAGATGCAGAAAGTTTATTTTGATAAAGTATGATTATGTTTTCTGggtaaaaaatgcatttatccTGTAAGTCTAATTGTGACTAAATCCGGTATACATAACTGTTAACGATTTTGGTTGTGTGTTTCATTGCAATCAACAATTTTATTGTAACGTTCCAGTTGGAATACCCACGATAAAATGGTGTGGCTCGGAAGGTGACTATAACGTGATGGTAATGGAGCTACTCGGACCATCTCTGGAGGATCTATTTAATTTCTGTTCGAGAAGATTTTCTTTAAAAACAGTGTTGTTACTCGCCGATCAATTGGTAAATAACAAATATATTACCTTTGTAGTATCAAAAACTGTCTTGAGATAATTGAAAGATAAGAGTTTCTCATCCTGTTATAGCGCTTGTTTATACATAGATGAAGTTTATCGATTCGTGACTCGCTACTTTGCAATAAAAAATTCTATAGTTTGCAATTCACGACTTCTCGTTATGTGTTTTTCAAATAGTTATATAGTCTGCGCTTAAAACTCTGTCTTCGATTCTATGTATTTACAGTGGCTATGCAAGCGCAGTGCATTATGCTGTTCAAAGTTCACAGTCTGATTATATGCAGTATTCCTTACTCTTGTTCTCCTTTGGTGAAACGAATTACAATACGGGTAACATTCTTATCAGCGAACACAGTCGGTGGCTGATAATAGAGCCCGACGGTCTCAACAAAAACAGTGTTTTAAAGTAATAGCTGGAACGAGCGAGGAAAACTTTACTTCTGAGAAAAATGCTTCCGGCGAAGGACTATTTTGGTGTCTGTCTAAATGTGGACCAcgcttgaaaaaaaaaacaaccacATCCCTGAAAAGTTTCTCTCGACGAGATATCATGGATTTCCACCGAACAATTCGCGCATTTAATACTAAATCTCAGTAAAGTCATTCGGCATgcgaaaaatacaaaaaaaatgagATGTAGTAGCTGTATGTCGATCTTCAAATAAACCAGTTTTTTAACACTAGGCTTACGCAGCACTACAAATACAAGAATCATCGATCTCGAGAAATGACTATTGTTGTAGAAATGTTTACGAGATGATGCTACGATGATTCTTATCTTTTTTGTCCCCAGATAAGTAGAACGGACTACATTCACAGTCGCAACTTCATCCATCGAGACATCAAGCCAGACAATTTCTTGATGGGACTAGGCAAGAAAGGAAATCTTGTGTACATTATAGATTTCGGGCTGGCCAAAAAGTATCGCGACGGCCGCACTCACAAACACATACCCTACCGAGAGAACAAAAATCTTACGGGAACAGCTAGGTTCGTTGATCGATCAACTAGactattaaaaagaaatttttcaactCTCTTCCTAATTTGGAGGCTTACCGAAACGATTCTTTTGTCCACGAACAGATACGCAAGCATTAATACACACTTGGGAATTGAGCAATCACGGCGGGATGACCTCGAGTCTCTGGGATATGTCCTGATGTACTTCAACAGGGGTAGCTTGCCCTGGCAAGGCTTGAAAGCGGCGACCAAGAGGCAAAAGTATGAGCGTATCTCGGAGAAGAAGATGTCCACGCCTGTCGAGGAGTTGTGCAAGGGTTATCCTGGTAAATTGacaaatcagtagactgcgaattttctgcatttacTGCATTGCCTATGTTTTCTGCAAAGGCTATATTATATCGACTAgggcaaaatagaattttatttattgcaaaaatgATTGAAAGAGGAAATAGATTTCCGCGTTCCAGCTCGAATATATCTTTTACCAAAGTAACTGCCTCGTTTATTGCAGTGGAGTTCGCGTCATATCTGAGGTATTGTCGAGGGCTGCGTTTCGAGGAGAGACCCGATTACTCGTATCTTCGGCAACTATTCCGGACGTTGTTCCACGGACAAGGGTTCACCTACGACTACGTGTTCGACTGGAACATGTTGAAGTTCGGGAACGTGAGACAACCGACGTTGCCGTCGGCGCAACAGGCGCCGATGCACTCGCAACAGACGAACACGGGGCTGCCCTCCGGGACCAATAACGATCAGGAACATCGATCAAGGTTGGTGTTCGACCGATCCGAATTAAGCAGGACCTCCACGCAAACGCCCCGCATACGAAATCAGACGTGAACATGTCGGCGGTCGCGCGCTACCGTCATGCCCACCGTCCTTCCATGCGTATAAATAGCATGGTCATTTCATTACCCAGCGGTATTCTATTTTCGGCGGCTGGGTCAATGAATCGGGAAATATACCGGTTCGAACAACAGAAATAATCGAATACAAGGAATCCTTTGTTTCAGactttctttccttttctttctatttctaACGACCCCTTAATTTCGAACCAGAACAACCTCGAGATTTTCCGGAAGATCTCTTGgtattgtttcttttttcttcggtTACAGAGATGCGTTTGACTGTAGCACATGTATTTAGACACCCTGTGTTTAGAGGTGTAACGATACTCTTACAAGAATTGGAAGatataaccctttgcacttaaTTTTTTCAATAGGAATCACGGTTAAAATTACTCAAATCGATTTCGTTTTGTCGAACCGACACGATGCGATTGTAACTTGCGAATCGTACATGGATCAAGATTTACCATATTACATATACGGTATGTTTTTTTTCGTTTGCACTCGAAGCGCAAATGATTAATACTACGCCCATCTGCGAGTCATGTTGTTACTAGGACTGACGAGTATCACgatcataataataatagtaattattattattactactactactactactattataAAACATATCAAACCCGAATTCATTTGTAAGCGATGATATATCGCCTTTCGATATGTACATATGTGCGAATAAAATACAGTGAAGTACGATCCATGTGAATCAATTGAATTTTCATACAATCACCGGTTTGGTAACAACATGATGCGTTTAAAGATATCTGTACATTGCTGCGAATGCTCGAAGAATCTGCCACTTGAACGACGTTGCTCGTTTAGGCTGATGGGAGTAGGTCAAGAACTAACCAATTGACCAATCTTCCTACGATATTCAGTAGAATCTTTCAGTTTGCGGTGAATCGGATGTTATCTGAAATCGCTGATTCTTTATCTCGGCAGATTTTATAGTGATTATTcgtttcataaaaatatttgaatctaTTAAATgtgttttcttttatttttgagGGTTAACTTGTTGCGATCTTTGTAGAGTAGCTTGATCGTCTGATAACCGTGTTCGTTGCAGGCCCTACACGCGGCAGTGTCTAGCGAACGCGTCGGTGACGACGGTGGTGGGTCCGACGGTGGGCACGACCTCGAACCTGAGAAGTCTGCGGCAGAAGCGCGAGGCGATGGACGCTCTCCGTGATCAGGACAATCAGGAGAAGATTGACCTGCAAGGTAAAATCCAGTTCTACCAAAAATTATCGGTTAGCGgtcagcagcagcaacagcaggcGATCGGTGAGCGAAAAACGCAGCTCGTAGTTAGTCACGCACAGCCAGGCGGTAGCGAGATCGTGCAGCAACGTTCGACCCCGTGTCAGTTCAGTACGTTCAAATCGTCCCCGGTTAGGGTAACGCAAAACGTCGTGTCCCTGGACATGTCCGGCTTGAGTCTGGGACAGCGGGACGCGGCCGCGTCGCCTAACCGCGACTATCAGACGGTCAGCCGATTGCGCGAGCCGAGTCCCCAGCTGGAGAATCGCCGGAGTTCCTGGTACACGGTGGTCAAGGACGGAGATCGCGAAGTGGTGACGTTCCATGGCAGCCCGGAGACCAAGCGCGATCGCAAGGAGGATCGCGCGGCTTCCGCCGGCTCTTTGAACTGCTTCGGCAGCGTTGATAGAGACCCCGAGGACAAAAAGAGAGGTTGTCGACGAGCGGACGTGCGACGTCACTCGGGAAACGTCGAGTACCTCGACAAAGAGACCGAGTTCTTCAAGAAGATCATCCTGAACGACTCGTCGAAGCCCAGGAAGAACTTCTCGTTCGCCAGCAAAGAGGA
This genomic interval carries:
- the LOC143211952 gene encoding casein kinase I isoform X2, whose amino-acid sequence is MELRVGNKYRLGRKIGSGSFGDIYLGTNISTGEEVAIKLECIKTRHPQLHIESRFYKMMQGGVGIPTIKWCGSEGDYNVMVMELLGPSLEDLFNFCSRRFSLKTVLLLADQLISRTDYIHSRNFIHRDIKPDNFLMGLGKKGNLVYIIDFGLAKKYRDGRTHKHIPYRENKNLTGTARYASINTHLGIEQSRRDDLESLGYVLMYFNRGSLPWQGLKAATKRQKYERISEKKMSTPVEELCKGYPVEFASYLRYCRGLRFEERPDYSYLRQLFRTLFHGQGFTYDYVFDWNMLKFGNVRQPTLPSAQQAPMHSQQTNTGLPSGTNNDQEHRSRPYTRQCLANASVTTVVGPTVGTTSNLRSLRQKREAMDALRDQDNQEKIDLQVTGLPGPERRVSMRLHRRDAAAAAGEMQPKSNANATAMAPPIRMDKLPAVKHK
- the LOC143211952 gene encoding uncharacterized protein LOC143211952 isoform X1; this translates as MELRVGNKYRLGRKIGSGSFGDIYLGTNISTGEEVAIKLECIKTRHPQLHIESRFYKMMQGGVGIPTIKWCGSEGDYNVMVMELLGPSLEDLFNFCSRRFSLKTVLLLADQLISRTDYIHSRNFIHRDIKPDNFLMGLGKKGNLVYIIDFGLAKKYRDGRTHKHIPYRENKNLTGTARYASINTHLGIEQSRRDDLESLGYVLMYFNRGSLPWQGLKAATKRQKYERISEKKMSTPVEELCKGYPVEFASYLRYCRGLRFEERPDYSYLRQLFRTLFHGQGFTYDYVFDWNMLKFGNVRQPTLPSAQQAPMHSQQTNTGLPSGTNNDQEHRSRPYTRQCLANASVTTVVGPTVGTTSNLRSLRQKREAMDALRDQDNQEKIDLQGKIQFYQKLSVSGQQQQQQAIGERKTQLVVSHAQPGGSEIVQQRSTPCQFSTFKSSPVRVTQNVVSLDMSGLSLGQRDAAASPNRDYQTVSRLREPSPQLENRRSSWYTVVKDGDREVVTFHGSPETKRDRKEDRAASAGSLNCFGSVDRDPEDKKRGCRRADVRRHSGNVEYLDKETEFFKKIILNDSSKPRKNFSFASKEEKAHRSLESMDRSVDLSRLNRLVLLFDDRPKTLCNRKLWSLDYSQRSRKSIDTSANKAPPQPRRPNFFQRVRRGWHFLLKQRRIRRRNKYERPQSVQEKCEYFLQKYQKNEFLVQSTAATDKEEIVAKSEDSTFRVKKDNEEDNLLDGDAISDLDKEREASPSIGNCSPDGSNDRKNGDGSNATYETKPPDSPSNAQDGFNGNKEADVGYSTSQLGKLCLQNMQNANRNDALYSHDVAGNDKEGPQFMDWIDNMKGTVSLGTNTSDSLGHGKMDRNLTDILTGILLDMFICICI
- the LOC143211952 gene encoding casein kinase I isoform X3, with the translated sequence MELRVGNKYRLGRKIGSGSFGDIYLGTNISTGEEVAIKLECIKTRHPQLHIESRFYKMMQGGVGIPTIKWCGSEGDYNVMVMELLGPSLEDLFNFCSRRFSLKTVLLLADQLISRTDYIHSRNFIHRDIKPDNFLMGLGKKGNLVYIIDFGLAKKYRDGRTHKHIPYRENKNLTGTARYASINTHLGIEQSRRDDLESLGYVLMYFNRGSLPWQGLKAATKRQKYERISEKKMSTPVEELCKGYPVEFASYLRYCRGLRFEERPDYSYLRQLFRTLFHGQGFTYDYVFDWNMLKFGNVRQPTLPSAQQAPMHSQQTNTGLPSGTNNDQEHRSRPYTRQCLANASVTTVVGPTVGTTSNLRSLRQKREAMDALRDQDNQEKIDLQVTGLPGPERRVSMRLHRRDAAAAAGEMQPKSKLMKSTSG
- the LOC143211952 gene encoding casein kinase I isoform X5; translated protein: MELRVGNKYRLGRKIGSGSFGDIYLGTNISTGEEVAIKLECIKTRHPQLHIESRFYKMMQGGVGIPTIKWCGSEGDYNVMVMELLGPSLEDLFNFCSRRFSLKTVLLLADQLISRTDYIHSRNFIHRDIKPDNFLMGLGKKGNLVYIIDFGLAKKYRDGRTHKHIPYRENKNLTGTARYASINTHLGIEQSRRDDLESLGYVLMYFNRGSLPWQGLKAATKRQKYERISEKKMSTPVEELCKGYPVEFASYLRYCRGLRFEERPDYSYLRQLFRTLFHGQGFTYDYVFDWNMLKFGNVRQPTLPSAQQAPMHSQQTNTGLPSGTNNDQEHRSRPYTRQCLANASVTTVVGPTVGTTSNLRSLRQKREAMDALRDQDNQEKIDLQG
- the LOC143211952 gene encoding casein kinase I isoform X4, giving the protein MELRVGNKYRLGRKIGSGSFGDIYLGTNISTGEEVAIKLECIKTRHPQLHIESRFYKMMQGGVGIPTIKWCGSEGDYNVMVMELLGPSLEDLFNFCSRRFSLKTVLLLADQLISRTDYIHSRNFIHRDIKPDNFLMGLGKKGNLVYIIDFGLAKKYRDGRTHKHIPYRENKNLTGTARYASINTHLGIEQSRRDDLESLGYVLMYFNRGSLPWQGLKAATKRQKYERISEKKMSTPVEELCKGYPVEFASYLRYCRGLRFEERPDYSYLRQLFRTLFHGQGFTYDYVFDWNMLKFGNVRQPTLPSAQQAPMHSQQTNTGLPSGTNNDQEHRSRPYTRQCLANASVTTVVGPTVGTTSNLRSLRQKREAMDALRDQDNQEKIDLQVTGLPGPERRVSMRLHRRDAAAAAGEMQPKSK